In Nerophis ophidion isolate RoL-2023_Sa linkage group LG03, RoL_Noph_v1.0, whole genome shotgun sequence, the following are encoded in one genomic region:
- the LOC133548985 gene encoding thioredoxin-related transmembrane protein 1-like, translated as MFPSTQRQKHRPFLAYLLLAAYLTSVPVSAKLDSLREVTDGNWEDILTGEWMIEFYAPWCPACQQLQPVWKEFADWGDDMGVNIAKVDVTEQPGLSGRFIITSLPTIYHCKDGVFRKYQGARTKDDFLSYIDAQKWKAVEPISSWFGPSSFLMNSMSALFKLSMFIRRCHNYMTEHLGIPVWGSYVIFGLATLFSGLALGLLLVFIADFVFPSRRFSSPDYYQKKQTLDQARLIQQQEEEHEADGEEDDDEEEEYEDRDPDGVWRTRRRRDSPGPRKGHALSDDALRKRVALSRQDKEEDEDEEDEEDS; from the exons ATGTTTCCCTCCACTCAGCGACAAAAACATCGACCTTTTTTGGCTTATTTACTTTTGGCCGCGTACCTTACGTCGGTGCCGGTGTCGGCCAAGCTGGACAGCCTCCGGGAAGTCACCGACGGCAACTGGGAGGACATCCTGACCGGGGAATGGATGATTGAATT CTACGCACCGTGGTGCCCCGCCTGCCAACAGCTGCAGCCGGTCTGGAAGGAGTTTGCGGACTGGGGGGACGACATGGGGGTCAACATAGCCAAAGTGGACGTGACGGAACAACCAG GTCTGAGCGGGAGATTCATCATTACGTCACTTCCGACAATTTACca CTGTAAAGATGGCGTGTTCCGAAAGTACCAAGGCGCTCGCACCAAAGACGACTTCCTCAGCTACATCGATGCTCAAAAATGGAAAGCCGTGGAGCCGATCTCCTCCTGGTTCGGGCCCTCGTCTTTTCT AATGAACTCAATGTCTGCTCTCTTCAAGCTCTCCATGTTCATAAGG CGTTGCCATAACTACATGACGGAACACCTGGGGATCCCCGTGTGGGGCTCGTACGTTATATTCGGCCTGGCCACGCTCTTCTCCGGCCTCGCTCTCGGACTG CTGCTGGTGTTCATCGCCgactttgtcttcccttcgcggCGATTCTCCTCCCCTGACTACTACCAGA AAAAGCAAACGCTGGATCAAGCCCGGCTAATCCAGCAACAGGAGGAGGAGCACGAGGCAGACGGCGAGGAGGACGACGACGAAGAGGAGGAGTACGAGGACAGAGACCCGGACGGCGTGTGGAGGACGCGGAGGCGAAGAGACTCCCCCGGGCCACGCAAAGGACACGCCTTGTCGGACGACGCCCTGAGGAAGAGGGTGGCTCTTAGCCGCCAGGACAAGGAGGAGGACGAGGACGAAGAAGACGAGGAGGACTCGTAG